The Phaenicophaeus curvirostris isolate KB17595 chromosome 15, BPBGC_Pcur_1.0, whole genome shotgun sequence genome window below encodes:
- the DUSP1 gene encoding dual specificity protein phosphatase 1 isoform X2 → MVNLRVCALECEALRGLLQERAAQCLVLDCRSFFSFNAAHIRGSCNVRLSTIVRRRAKGALALEHVVPNEELRARLRQGLVHTVVLLDERSADLELPKRDSTLLLALGTLCREARGARICFLKGGYEAFSSACSELCTKPAAPTGLSLPLSASSAPGSADSGCSSCGTPLYDQGGPVEILPFLYLGSAYHASRKDMLDALGITALINVSANCPNHFEGHYRYKSIPVEDNHKADISSWFNEAIDFIDSVKNDGGRVFVHCQAGISRSATICLAYLMRTNRVKLDEAFEFVKQRRSIISPNFSFMGQLLQFESQVLAPNCSAEAGSPAMSVLDRGASTTTVFNFPVSIPVHTSSSALSYLQSPITTSPSC, encoded by the exons ATGGTGAACCTGCGGGTGTGCGCGCTGGAGTGCGAGGCGCTGCgggggctgctgcaggagcgCGCCGCGCAGTGCCTCGTCCTCGACTGCcgctccttcttctccttcaaCGCCGCTCACATCCGCGGCTCGTGCAACGTGCGCCTCAGCACCATCGTCCGCCGCCGCGCCAAGGGCGCCCTGGCCCTGGAACACGTCGTCCCCAACGAGGAGCTCCGCGCCCGCCTGCGCCAGGGGCTCGTGCACACCGTGGTGCTGCTGGACGAGCGCAGCGCCGACCTGGAGCTGCCCAAGCGCGACAGCACGCTGCTGCTGGCCCTCGGCACCCTCTGCAGGGAGGCCCGCGGCGCCCGCATCTGCTTCCTCAAGG GAGGTTACGAAGCCTTCTCGTCCGCCTGCTCCGAGCTCTGCACCAAGCCGGCCGCCCCCACGGGGCTCAGCCTCCCGCTCAGCGCCAGCAGCGCCCCCGGCAGCGCCGACTCCGGCTGCAGCTCCTGCGGGACGCCCCTCTACGACCAG GGGGGTCCTGTGGAAATCCTGCCGTTCCTGTACCTGGGCAGCGCGTACCACGCGTCCCGAAAGGACATGCTGGATGCTCTGGGCATCACGGCGCTGATCAACGTCTCGGCCAACTGCCCCAACCACTTCGAAGGGCACTATCGCTATAAAAGCATCCCCGTGGAGGACAACCACAAGGCAGATATCAGCTCCTGGTTTAACGAGGCGATTGATTTCATAG aCTCTGTTAAAAACGATGGAGGAAGAGTATTTGTGCACTGCCAGGCTGGTATTTCACGGTCAGCAACCATCTGCCTCGCTTATCTCATGAGGACCAACAGAGTCAAGCTGGATGAAGCCTTTGAGTTTGTGAAGCAGAGAAGAAGCATCATCTCCCCAAACTTCAGCTTTATGGGGCAGCTGCTTCAGTTTGAGTCACAGGTCCTTGCACCCAACTGCTCAGCAGAAGCTGGTAGCCCTGCTATGTCGGTGTTGGACAGAGGAGCATCGACCACCACAGTCTTTAACTTTccagtctccatccctgttcatacctcttccagtgctttaaGCTACCTTCAGAGCCCCATCACCACTTCTCCGAGCTGCTAA
- the DUSP1 gene encoding dual specificity protein phosphatase 1 isoform X1 translates to MVNLRVCALECEALRGLLQERAAQCLVLDCRSFFSFNAAHIRGSCNVRLSTIVRRRAKGALALEHVVPNEELRARLRQGLVHTVVLLDERSADLELPKRDSTLLLALGTLCREARGARICFLKGEWRRRGGGAALPPPRPLGAHPAPLSAPPAGGYEAFSSACSELCTKPAAPTGLSLPLSASSAPGSADSGCSSCGTPLYDQGGPVEILPFLYLGSAYHASRKDMLDALGITALINVSANCPNHFEGHYRYKSIPVEDNHKADISSWFNEAIDFIDSVKNDGGRVFVHCQAGISRSATICLAYLMRTNRVKLDEAFEFVKQRRSIISPNFSFMGQLLQFESQVLAPNCSAEAGSPAMSVLDRGASTTTVFNFPVSIPVHTSSSALSYLQSPITTSPSC, encoded by the exons ATGGTGAACCTGCGGGTGTGCGCGCTGGAGTGCGAGGCGCTGCgggggctgctgcaggagcgCGCCGCGCAGTGCCTCGTCCTCGACTGCcgctccttcttctccttcaaCGCCGCTCACATCCGCGGCTCGTGCAACGTGCGCCTCAGCACCATCGTCCGCCGCCGCGCCAAGGGCGCCCTGGCCCTGGAACACGTCGTCCCCAACGAGGAGCTCCGCGCCCGCCTGCGCCAGGGGCTCGTGCACACCGTGGTGCTGCTGGACGAGCGCAGCGCCGACCTGGAGCTGCCCAAGCGCGACAGCACGCTGCTGCTGGCCCTCGGCACCCTCTGCAGGGAGGCCCGCGGCGCCCGCATCTGCTTCCTCAAGGGTGAgtggcggcggcggggcggtgGGGCCGCGCTCCCCCCTCCGCGGCCGCTCGGCGCTCACCCCGCGCCTCTCTCCGCTCCCCCCGCAGGAGGTTACGAAGCCTTCTCGTCCGCCTGCTCCGAGCTCTGCACCAAGCCGGCCGCCCCCACGGGGCTCAGCCTCCCGCTCAGCGCCAGCAGCGCCCCCGGCAGCGCCGACTCCGGCTGCAGCTCCTGCGGGACGCCCCTCTACGACCAG GGGGGTCCTGTGGAAATCCTGCCGTTCCTGTACCTGGGCAGCGCGTACCACGCGTCCCGAAAGGACATGCTGGATGCTCTGGGCATCACGGCGCTGATCAACGTCTCGGCCAACTGCCCCAACCACTTCGAAGGGCACTATCGCTATAAAAGCATCCCCGTGGAGGACAACCACAAGGCAGATATCAGCTCCTGGTTTAACGAGGCGATTGATTTCATAG aCTCTGTTAAAAACGATGGAGGAAGAGTATTTGTGCACTGCCAGGCTGGTATTTCACGGTCAGCAACCATCTGCCTCGCTTATCTCATGAGGACCAACAGAGTCAAGCTGGATGAAGCCTTTGAGTTTGTGAAGCAGAGAAGAAGCATCATCTCCCCAAACTTCAGCTTTATGGGGCAGCTGCTTCAGTTTGAGTCACAGGTCCTTGCACCCAACTGCTCAGCAGAAGCTGGTAGCCCTGCTATGTCGGTGTTGGACAGAGGAGCATCGACCACCACAGTCTTTAACTTTccagtctccatccctgttcatacctcttccagtgctttaaGCTACCTTCAGAGCCCCATCACCACTTCTCCGAGCTGCTAA